In Leptodesmis sichuanensis A121, the following are encoded in one genomic region:
- a CDS encoding cation-translocating P-type ATPase produces the protein MGSLAQEQQQFNGLSQQEAIDRLQRDGYNELPSTQHRTFLAIAWEIVREPIFLLLLACGTIYLFLGDAQEALILLGFVIFIVAINLYQEQKTERSLEALRDLSSPRALVIRDGERQRIAGREVVRGDLLVLSEGDRVPADAVLLWSTHLTVDESLLTGESVPVRKRAVRPGEDPATLAATLRPGGDDLPCAYSGTLVVQGQGIAQVQAIGIHTEMGKIGKALQTVEPEDTVLQRETRRVVGKLTIVAIAICVAVVVIYGLTRLDWLHGFLAGLALAMAILPNEIPVVLAIFLALGAWRFSQQKVLTRRIPVVETLGSATVLCVDKTGTLTWNRMAVKHLFVYTDGHPYHYDVTLHDREPLPEAVHPLIEFGILASRKDPFDPMEKALQQIGQEYLARTEHLHGDWRLLHEYPLSTELLAMSCVWESPAAELTVAAKGAPEAIVDLCHFTPAQQQELAQQVQVMANEGLRVLGVARGKRVGSLPQVHPEDPFHPIAPLNEDDRLPIQQHDFEFEFVGLIGLEDPVRPTVAPALTECYQAGIRVVMITGDYPVTAQNIARQIGLVPADRVITGQELEQMSEVELRDRMQTTNIFARVVPEQKLLIVNALKRSGEIVAMTGDGVNDAPALKAAQIGIAMGERGTDVARESADLVLLEDDFSAIVESVKLGRRIFDNLKKGMAYTLAVHVPIAGMSLIPVIFGWPLVLLPIHIAFLHLIIDPACTVVFEAEPAERNVMRRPPRSPKEPLFSRRTLRLALLQGISVLVVLIAVFAIAYYNGSGEFDARALAFTTLIISNLAMILTNRSWSRTILETLQEPNRALWWVMGGGIVFLGLVLYIPLLRHLFSFSFLHTDDLLISLFSGLVSVCWFEALKLWNRRNVKI, from the coding sequence ATGGGAAGTCTGGCTCAGGAACAACAGCAGTTTAATGGGTTGTCTCAGCAGGAGGCGATAGATCGCCTGCAGCGAGATGGGTATAACGAACTGCCATCAACCCAGCATCGGACTTTTTTGGCGATCGCCTGGGAAATTGTGCGGGAGCCAATTTTTCTATTGCTGCTGGCCTGTGGAACCATTTACCTGTTTTTAGGGGATGCCCAGGAAGCCTTGATTCTGTTAGGGTTTGTCATCTTTATTGTGGCGATTAACCTTTACCAGGAGCAGAAAACGGAACGATCTCTGGAAGCCCTGCGCGATCTCTCCAGTCCTCGTGCGCTGGTGATTCGGGACGGGGAACGGCAACGGATTGCTGGCCGGGAAGTCGTGCGCGGTGATTTGCTTGTGCTGTCGGAGGGCGATCGCGTACCTGCGGATGCTGTGCTCCTGTGGTCTACTCATTTAACGGTGGATGAATCACTGCTAACGGGGGAATCGGTACCCGTCAGAAAACGAGCCGTGAGACCCGGAGAAGATCCCGCGACCCTGGCTGCAACCTTACGACCGGGAGGCGATGATTTGCCCTGCGCTTATTCTGGCACTCTGGTGGTGCAGGGGCAGGGGATTGCTCAGGTACAGGCGATCGGCATTCATACGGAGATGGGCAAGATTGGCAAAGCGCTACAAACGGTTGAGCCAGAAGACACCGTATTGCAGCGAGAGACGCGGCGGGTCGTGGGCAAGTTGACGATTGTAGCGATCGCCATCTGTGTTGCAGTTGTGGTGATTTATGGATTGACCCGTCTGGACTGGTTGCATGGCTTCCTGGCTGGATTAGCGCTGGCAATGGCCATTCTTCCCAATGAGATTCCGGTGGTGCTGGCGATTTTTCTGGCCTTGGGAGCATGGCGATTCTCGCAGCAAAAAGTTCTCACCCGGCGCATCCCCGTAGTGGAAACCCTGGGTTCGGCAACCGTGCTGTGTGTGGATAAAACCGGAACCCTGACCTGGAATCGGATGGCCGTCAAACACCTGTTTGTCTATACTGATGGCCATCCTTACCATTACGATGTGACGCTGCACGATCGCGAACCCCTACCGGAAGCGGTGCATCCCTTAATTGAGTTTGGTATTCTAGCCAGCCGCAAGGATCCATTCGACCCGATGGAAAAAGCATTGCAACAGATCGGTCAGGAGTATCTGGCCCGTACAGAGCACCTGCATGGGGATTGGCGATTGTTGCACGAATATCCCCTATCTACCGAACTGCTGGCCATGTCCTGTGTCTGGGAATCGCCAGCGGCAGAGTTGACCGTAGCCGCAAAAGGGGCACCGGAAGCGATCGTTGATCTCTGCCATTTCACTCCAGCCCAACAGCAAGAACTGGCCCAGCAAGTGCAGGTGATGGCCAATGAAGGTTTGCGGGTATTAGGAGTGGCCCGTGGCAAGCGAGTGGGATCCTTACCTCAAGTTCATCCGGAGGATCCGTTTCATCCTATAGCACCACTGAACGAGGACGATCGTCTGCCGATTCAACAACACGATTTTGAGTTTGAGTTCGTTGGCTTAATTGGCCTGGAAGATCCGGTGCGTCCGACGGTCGCTCCTGCGCTCACCGAGTGCTATCAGGCAGGAATTCGGGTCGTAATGATTACAGGTGATTATCCGGTAACGGCTCAGAACATTGCCCGTCAAATTGGCCTAGTACCCGCCGATCGGGTCATCACCGGACAGGAACTGGAGCAAATGAGTGAAGTGGAACTGCGCGATCGCATGCAAACCACCAATATCTTTGCCCGGGTTGTCCCAGAACAGAAGTTGTTAATCGTCAACGCGCTCAAACGCAGTGGTGAAATTGTGGCAATGACGGGGGATGGGGTGAATGATGCGCCAGCCCTCAAAGCCGCTCAGATTGGCATTGCGATGGGGGAACGGGGAACGGATGTGGCGCGGGAATCCGCTGATCTGGTGCTGCTGGAGGATGATTTCTCCGCGATCGTCGAATCTGTTAAGTTAGGCCGACGGATCTTTGACAACCTGAAAAAAGGCATGGCCTATACTCTGGCGGTGCACGTACCGATCGCGGGGATGTCGCTGATTCCAGTGATCTTTGGTTGGCCACTGGTGTTACTGCCGATTCACATTGCCTTTTTGCACCTAATTATTGATCCTGCCTGTACAGTGGTGTTTGAGGCTGAACCTGCGGAACGGAATGTTATGCGTCGCCCACCCCGCAGTCCCAAAGAACCCCTATTCAGTCGGCGTACCCTGCGACTGGCCTTGTTGCAGGGCATCAGTGTGCTGGTGGTGTTAATCGCCGTGTTTGCGATCGCCTATTACAACGGGAGTGGCGAATTCGATGCCCGTGCCCTGGCGTTTACCACCTTAATCATCTCCAACTTGGCCATGATTCTGACCAACCGTTCCTGGTCACGCACCATTCTCGAAACCCTTCAGGAACCCAACCGGGCCTTGTGGTGGGTGATGGGGGGCGGCATTGTCTTCCTGGGACTGGTGCTTTATATACCCCTGCTCCGGCACCTGTTCAGTTTTTCTTTCCTACATACCGACGATCTGTTGATCAGCCTATTCTCCGGACTCGTCAGTGTTTGCTGGTTTGAAGCCCTAAAGCTGTGGAACCGTCGCAATGTGAAAATTTGA
- a CDS encoding AAA family ATPase, translating into MQQQGKLVCFCGKMAAGKSTLARKIARQEDAVLVEQDDWLSKLFPDEIVDISSFVKYSSRLREALTTHICFLLSKGLTVVLDFPGNTRTQRAWFRELIEWTNVAHELHYIDVTDEVCKRQLRERSKDLAEGSPFTSDAEFEAITKYFQAPSDDENFNVIRHQRT; encoded by the coding sequence ATGCAGCAGCAAGGAAAACTCGTCTGCTTTTGCGGCAAGATGGCAGCGGGAAAATCAACTCTTGCCAGGAAAATAGCGCGACAAGAGGATGCCGTTTTGGTAGAGCAAGACGACTGGCTAAGTAAGTTGTTTCCGGATGAAATTGTGGACATTTCCAGCTTCGTCAAATATTCATCCAGGCTGAGAGAGGCTCTGACGACGCATATCTGCTTTCTGCTCTCAAAGGGACTAACCGTTGTGCTTGACTTTCCCGGTAACACGAGAACGCAGCGTGCCTGGTTTCGGGAGCTAATTGAATGGACAAACGTCGCTCATGAGTTACACTACATCGATGTTACAGACGAGGTATGCAAGCGCCAGTTACGAGAGCGAAGTAAGGATCTGGCTGAAGGCTCACCTTTTACCAGTGATGCTGAGTTCGAGGCCATTACCAAGTACTTTCAGGCACCATCAGACGATGAAAACTTCAATGTTATTCGTCATCAGCGCACTTAA
- a CDS encoding glycosyltransferase family 4 protein produces MHIAWLGKKSPFCGNVTYSREVTHALREFGHQVSFFHFAQDEPPPDNWPADDHEIPIPFLYQLQNVYTIPTLRSKKVLTQALEELQPDIVHASLTLSPLDFALPEICQDLGLPLVATFHPAFDRKLRNISSGTQHLAYQLYAPWLAQYDRVIIFSRLQRSILVKLGVPAERVVVIPNGVDIEKYSPGPSTLKAELGADRVFLYQGRISPEKNVESLLKAWKQARMGSRSKLVIVGNHGPLAASLMPFYGPEQGILWMGFIADEQRRIEILRGTDVFVLPSLVEGLSLSLLEAMACGVACVATDAGADGEVLEAEAGVILKTQSVATQLKTLLPQLRDHPGWTAALGRNARQRVEERYTLSSNIQKVMELYHDLLAERASLKRVQHYHSHSFRDRFSNNILRSGRS; encoded by the coding sequence ATGCATATTGCTTGGCTTGGAAAAAAATCTCCTTTCTGCGGCAATGTTACTTACAGTCGGGAAGTAACTCATGCTCTGCGGGAATTTGGGCATCAGGTCAGTTTTTTTCACTTTGCTCAGGATGAACCTCCGCCAGACAACTGGCCAGCAGATGATCATGAAATTCCCATTCCTTTTCTTTATCAACTCCAGAACGTTTACACGATCCCCACTCTGCGATCGAAAAAGGTCTTAACGCAGGCCCTGGAGGAACTGCAACCGGATATTGTCCACGCTTCCCTGACCCTGTCCCCCCTCGACTTTGCTCTACCAGAAATTTGCCAGGATTTAGGACTGCCTCTAGTCGCCACCTTTCATCCTGCCTTCGATCGCAAATTGCGGAACATCTCTTCGGGCACCCAGCACCTGGCTTACCAACTGTATGCGCCCTGGTTGGCCCAGTACGATCGCGTGATTATCTTCTCCCGGCTGCAGCGTTCCATTCTCGTCAAGCTGGGAGTACCTGCCGAACGGGTGGTCGTGATTCCCAATGGTGTTGATATTGAGAAATATTCTCCTGGCCCTTCTACCCTGAAAGCTGAATTGGGGGCCGATCGGGTTTTTCTCTATCAGGGTAGAATTTCTCCCGAAAAAAATGTGGAATCCCTGCTGAAAGCCTGGAAGCAGGCCCGCATGGGTTCCCGTTCCAAGCTTGTGATCGTGGGTAATCATGGGCCATTAGCGGCCTCCCTCATGCCCTTCTACGGCCCAGAACAGGGTATTCTTTGGATGGGATTTATTGCCGATGAGCAGCGGCGCATTGAAATTTTGCGGGGAACGGATGTTTTCGTTCTGCCATCTCTGGTAGAAGGTCTGTCCCTCTCCCTACTAGAGGCGATGGCCTGTGGTGTGGCCTGTGTTGCTACCGATGCCGGAGCCGACGGAGAGGTACTAGAAGCAGAAGCAGGCGTGATTTTAAAGACTCAAAGTGTTGCCACTCAACTGAAAACCTTGCTTCCCCAATTGCGCGACCATCCAGGTTGGACGGCGGCATTGGGGAGAAATGCGCGTCAACGAGTGGAAGAACGCTACACCTTAAGCAGCAATATTCAAAAAGTGATGGAACTGTATCATGATTTGCTGGCAGAGCGGGCATCCTTAAAACGGGTGCAGCATTATCATAGTCATTCATTTCGCGATCGCTTCAGCAACAATATTCTCCGCTCAGGCCGTTCTTAG
- the acs gene encoding acetate--CoA ligase: MSQPTIESILQENRLFNPPAEFSQAARIKSLAEYQQLYEKAKAHPEGFWAELAEQELHWFQKWDTVLDWQPPFAKWFVNGKINISYNCLDRHLTTWRKNKAALIWEGEPGDSRTLTYAQLHREVCQFANVLKQLGVTKGDRVGIYMPMIPEAAIAMLACARIGAPHSVVFGGFSAEALRDRLVDAAAKVVVTADGGWRKDAAVPLKDQVDKALANDSVPSVKNVLVVKRTGQQVHMEPGRDHWWQDLQAGVSADCPAEPMDSEDMLFILYTSGSTGKPKGVVHTTGGYNLYTHMTTQWIFDLQDTDVYWCTADVGWITGHSYIVYGPLSNGATTLMYEGAPRSSNPGCFWDVIEKYGVTVFYTAPTAIRSFIKMGEHLPKARNLSSLRLLGTVGEPINPEAWMWYYRIIGGERCPIVDTWWQTETGGIMITPLPGAIPTKPGSATLPFPGILADVVDLEGDPVKPNEGGYLAIRYPWPGMMRTVYGDPERFRRTYWEHIPPRDGQYVYFAGDGARRDEDGYYWVMGRVDDVINVAGHRLGTMEIESALVSHPAVAEAAVVGKPDEVKGQEIVAFVTLEGDFEPSNELKETLKKHVVAEIGAIARPGEIRFADALPKTRSGKIMRRLLRSLASGEEVSGDTSTLEDRGVLEKLRQG; this comes from the coding sequence ATGTCGCAACCTACAATTGAATCTATTCTTCAAGAAAATCGTTTATTCAATCCGCCTGCTGAATTCTCTCAGGCTGCCCGCATCAAAAGTCTGGCAGAATATCAGCAACTCTACGAAAAGGCGAAAGCGCATCCAGAAGGGTTTTGGGCCGAGTTGGCCGAGCAAGAGTTGCACTGGTTCCAGAAATGGGACACCGTATTGGACTGGCAACCGCCCTTCGCCAAATGGTTCGTGAATGGCAAAATTAATATTTCTTACAATTGCCTCGATCGCCACCTGACCACCTGGCGCAAGAATAAGGCAGCACTGATTTGGGAAGGTGAACCGGGAGATTCTCGCACACTCACTTACGCTCAGTTGCACCGGGAAGTCTGCCAATTTGCCAATGTTCTGAAGCAATTGGGCGTGACTAAGGGCGATCGGGTGGGCATCTATATGCCGATGATTCCCGAAGCGGCGATCGCCATGCTGGCCTGTGCTCGGATTGGTGCGCCTCACTCGGTCGTGTTTGGCGGCTTCAGTGCTGAGGCATTGCGCGATCGCCTGGTAGATGCCGCAGCGAAAGTCGTGGTGACTGCCGACGGAGGCTGGCGCAAGGATGCGGCTGTTCCCCTGAAAGACCAGGTGGATAAAGCACTCGCCAATGATAGCGTTCCCAGTGTGAAGAATGTGCTGGTGGTAAAGCGCACCGGTCAGCAAGTACACATGGAACCGGGCCGCGACCACTGGTGGCAGGATCTGCAAGCTGGTGTGTCTGCCGATTGTCCCGCTGAACCGATGGACAGTGAGGATATGCTGTTCATCCTCTATACCTCCGGCAGCACAGGTAAGCCGAAGGGCGTGGTGCATACCACAGGGGGCTACAACCTCTATACCCACATGACGACTCAGTGGATCTTTGATCTGCAGGACACGGATGTCTATTGGTGTACCGCTGACGTGGGCTGGATTACCGGACACAGCTACATTGTCTACGGCCCTCTGTCTAATGGGGCTACCACGTTAATGTATGAAGGAGCGCCCCGATCGTCCAATCCCGGTTGCTTCTGGGATGTAATTGAGAAATACGGAGTGACAGTTTTCTATACCGCTCCAACCGCAATTCGTTCCTTTATCAAGATGGGCGAACATTTACCCAAGGCGCGGAATCTCTCTTCCCTGCGGCTACTGGGGACGGTGGGCGAACCGATTAACCCGGAAGCCTGGATGTGGTACTACCGGATTATTGGCGGAGAACGCTGTCCGATCGTGGATACCTGGTGGCAAACGGAAACCGGCGGCATTATGATTACTCCCCTACCCGGAGCTATTCCCACCAAACCAGGTTCTGCGACGTTGCCTTTCCCGGGCATTCTGGCTGATGTGGTAGATCTGGAAGGCGATCCGGTTAAACCCAATGAGGGTGGCTATCTGGCTATTCGCTACCCCTGGCCAGGCATGATGCGAACCGTTTATGGCGACCCAGAACGATTCCGGCGTACCTACTGGGAACACATTCCCCCCAGAGATGGACAGTACGTTTACTTTGCTGGAGATGGTGCCCGCCGGGATGAGGATGGCTATTACTGGGTAATGGGCCGGGTGGATGATGTAATCAATGTGGCAGGGCACCGTTTAGGCACTATGGAAATTGAGTCGGCGCTGGTGTCGCATCCGGCAGTTGCAGAAGCAGCTGTAGTCGGGAAGCCCGATGAGGTCAAGGGACAGGAGATTGTTGCCTTTGTCACCCTGGAAGGGGACTTTGAACCCAGTAATGAACTCAAGGAAACCTTAAAGAAGCACGTCGTTGCAGAAATCGGTGCGATCGCCCGCCCCGGTGAAATCCGCTTTGCCGATGCCCTGCCCAAAACCCGTTCCGGCAAAATCATGCGTCGTCTGTTGCGATCGCTGGCCTCTGGTGAAGAAGTCTCCGGCGACACTTCGACCCTGGAAGATCGGGGCGTGCTGGAAAAACTGCGTCAAGGATAA
- a CDS encoding hemolysin family protein: MRSTAIFASTLVASAVNQDLVNQLATEYPWPEVAGRLLSVFLLIAINAFFVTAEFSIVSVRRSRINQLVGAGDIQAKTVQDLQRSIDRLLSTTQLGITLSSLALGWISETAMAGLMAYWLTHLPLPPALNQTISHSLALPLTFLVIAYLQIVLGELCPKSVALLYSEELARFLGAPSLAIARIFNPFIWILNQSTRLLLRLVGIQYTGQGWYNQVTPEELQLIITTSSESTGLEAEERQLLQNVFEFGEVITGEVMIPRTSIVAIPSDATLRTLLQEVAASGHSRYPVMGESLDDIRGLIHFKELAEPLSQNAQWLDQSIEPWIRPARFVPEYTPLSELLALMQRSGQPMVLVVDEFGGTAGLVTIEDVVAEILGDSVEPDSTEEPTIRILDDQTFLVQAQVDLEEVNEVLHLDLPLTDEYQTLGGFVLFRLQRIPQPGEVMHYGGYEFMVTAAEGPRLDQIRIHRLEPSETTLEDDLNRDNHKDPISDRPSAPDQ, encoded by the coding sequence GTGCGATCGACGGCGATCTTTGCGTCTACATTGGTTGCTTCGGCTGTGAATCAAGACCTGGTAAATCAACTCGCGACTGAATACCCGTGGCCAGAGGTTGCGGGGCGGTTACTGTCCGTTTTTTTGCTGATTGCTATCAATGCATTTTTCGTTACGGCTGAGTTTTCCATTGTCTCAGTCCGGCGATCGCGCATTAATCAACTGGTAGGGGCGGGAGACATTCAGGCCAAAACGGTACAGGACTTGCAGCGTAGCATTGATCGGTTGCTCTCCACTACCCAACTGGGAATTACCCTTTCCAGTTTGGCGTTGGGATGGATCAGTGAAACCGCCATGGCCGGGTTAATGGCTTACTGGCTGACCCACTTACCCTTACCGCCTGCCCTGAATCAGACCATCTCCCATTCTCTGGCTCTTCCCCTAACCTTTCTGGTGATTGCCTATCTGCAAATCGTTTTGGGAGAACTGTGCCCCAAGTCGGTGGCATTGTTGTATTCCGAAGAACTGGCCCGCTTTCTGGGGGCACCCAGTCTGGCGATCGCCCGCATCTTCAACCCCTTTATCTGGATTCTTAACCAATCGACCCGGCTGCTGCTGCGCTTAGTCGGCATTCAATACACCGGGCAGGGATGGTATAACCAGGTGACTCCAGAAGAACTCCAGTTAATTATTACCACTTCCAGTGAATCGACGGGGCTGGAAGCGGAAGAACGGCAGTTACTCCAGAATGTTTTTGAATTTGGGGAAGTGATCACAGGGGAAGTGATGATTCCCCGCACCAGTATTGTCGCTATCCCCAGTGATGCCACCCTCAGAACCTTATTACAGGAAGTGGCGGCATCAGGCCATTCTCGCTATCCGGTAATGGGTGAGTCTTTGGATGATATTCGCGGCCTGATCCACTTCAAGGAACTGGCAGAACCCCTGTCCCAAAATGCCCAATGGCTCGATCAATCGATTGAGCCGTGGATCCGGCCAGCACGCTTTGTGCCTGAATATACGCCCTTAAGTGAACTGTTAGCCTTGATGCAGCGATCGGGACAACCGATGGTTCTGGTCGTAGATGAATTTGGAGGCACGGCGGGTTTGGTCACAATTGAAGATGTAGTCGCTGAAATCCTGGGTGATTCCGTTGAACCCGATAGCACGGAAGAGCCAACGATTCGCATTCTGGATGATCAAACCTTTTTGGTGCAGGCACAAGTGGATCTGGAAGAAGTGAATGAGGTACTGCACCTGGATTTGCCCCTCACCGATGAGTACCAAACCCTGGGAGGCTTTGTTCTGTTCCGCCTGCAACGGATTCCACAACCTGGCGAAGTGATGCATTACGGTGGCTATGAGTTTATGGTGACGGCAGCGGAAGGGCCAAGACTGGATCAGATTCGGATTCATCGCCTGGAACCCTCCGAAACTACGCTGGAAGATGACTTGAATCGGGACAATCACAAAGATCCGATCAGCGATCGCCCATCAGCACCAGATCAATAG
- the murQ gene encoding N-acetylmuramic acid 6-phosphate etherase, translating into MTNGQWTVGQERGHLLTEQANPNSQNLDQLSPLELVDLFNQEDARVLEAIAGARLELAAAITRTAAALRQGGRLFYVGAGTSGRLGVLDAAECPPTFCTDPELVQGIIAGGAGALIRSSEDLEDRAEDGSAAIAHRHVTELDVVVGITAGGTTPYVQGALQAARQRGATTIFMACVPAEQVSAQVDIDIRLLVGPEVLAGSTRLKAGTATKLALNILSTGVMVQLGKVYGNRMVDVAVTNTKLHDRALRIICDLTDLSREEAGYLLERSGRRVKLALLMHWTKLDQQESDQLLAQHQGNLREAINALKK; encoded by the coding sequence GTGACTAATGGACAATGGACAGTAGGGCAAGAACGGGGACATTTGCTGACGGAGCAGGCCAATCCCAATAGCCAGAACTTAGATCAACTGAGTCCTTTGGAGTTGGTAGATCTGTTTAATCAGGAAGATGCCAGGGTGTTAGAGGCGATCGCAGGTGCCCGTCTGGAATTAGCCGCCGCCATCACCCGGACGGCAGCCGCTTTGCGCCAGGGAGGACGGCTATTTTATGTAGGAGCGGGAACCAGTGGCCGCCTGGGAGTGCTGGATGCTGCCGAATGTCCACCTACCTTCTGTACGGATCCCGAACTGGTGCAGGGGATTATTGCTGGAGGAGCTGGGGCGCTGATTCGTAGCTCAGAAGATCTGGAAGATCGAGCCGAGGATGGATCTGCTGCGATCGCGCATCGCCATGTCACCGAACTGGATGTAGTAGTTGGCATTACAGCAGGCGGCACGACTCCTTATGTGCAGGGAGCGTTACAGGCAGCCCGCCAACGAGGAGCGACGACCATCTTTATGGCCTGTGTGCCAGCGGAGCAGGTGAGTGCTCAGGTAGACATCGACATCCGATTACTGGTGGGACCGGAAGTTCTAGCGGGATCGACCCGACTCAAGGCAGGCACCGCAACAAAGCTGGCCCTGAATATTCTTTCAACGGGTGTCATGGTGCAATTGGGAAAGGTCTACGGTAATCGCATGGTGGATGTAGCGGTGACCAATACCAAACTCCACGATCGCGCTTTGCGAATTATCTGTGACCTGACGGATTTAAGTCGAGAAGAGGCCGGATATCTCCTGGAACGCAGTGGACGCAGGGTAAAACTGGCTCTGTTGATGCACTGGACAAAGTTGGATCAGCAGGAGAGCGATCAACTGTTAGCGCAGCATCAGGGCAATTTACGAGAGGCCATCAATGCTTTAAAGAAATGA
- a CDS encoding DUF3110 domain-containing protein: MQVFVLLFNVGTENEGLHTLQIGDRNLVLMFEEEDDATRYALLLEAQDFPTASVESLDQEEIEEFCEGAGYECQLVPKGFVPQSDAERLLLAPPETNVTQTDWELAADQPKETSMANDELDKIRRRLEGLL, translated from the coding sequence ATGCAAGTATTTGTACTGCTGTTTAATGTTGGGACGGAAAATGAGGGGCTGCATACGTTGCAGATCGGCGATCGCAATCTGGTGCTGATGTTTGAAGAGGAAGATGATGCCACTCGCTATGCCCTCCTGCTGGAAGCTCAGGACTTCCCGACTGCTTCTGTAGAGTCTCTAGATCAGGAGGAAATTGAGGAGTTCTGTGAGGGGGCAGGCTATGAGTGCCAGCTTGTTCCTAAAGGGTTCGTCCCCCAATCGGATGCAGAACGGCTGCTGCTGGCCCCTCCAGAAACCAATGTGACCCAAACGGACTGGGAACTGGCTGCTGACCAACCAAAAGAAACGTCAATGGCGAATGATGAGTTAGACAAAATCCGGCGCAGGTTGGAAGGATTGTTATAA